One Paenibacillus riograndensis SBR5 DNA segment encodes these proteins:
- a CDS encoding murein hydrolase activator EnvC family protein gives MKKIAAGLAAVLLAVTLFQPSDGYAKKTTVAEIDKQLKQLQQEVQAAKAAQDKAASRNQEAKHYLNKTNLNLQYVLDQIDQVKGQMTDISGKIASTEKSLNITAAALDEAEARVASREKLLESRVRLMYTDGAVSYLDVLLSSTSFSDFLDRADSLKMIVDQDQDLLVQHKLDKQTVIAKKQELEGQYAQAKQLYTDLESQRSTLKEKEAEKQELIAYYDKEIQETDGLTEEQDAKLVQLASQRSALENKKDQIKAEEAARKAAAAKAEAARRAAAAAAAAKARAAKAQAASSSSDSSSGSDSSGDYSDYAGGNGPFLLPVGSARISSPYGLRTHPVTGEVGKMHTGTDFAVPQGTSIHAADSGTVIVAEWWSGYGYTVVIDHGGGVWTLYGHIREGGIKVSVGDRVSRGQTIAESGATGRVTGPHLHFEVRIDGKPVDPMPYL, from the coding sequence TTGAAGAAGATTGCCGCCGGGCTGGCCGCTGTGCTGCTGGCTGTCACACTATTCCAACCCTCTGACGGATATGCCAAAAAAACTACGGTCGCAGAAATCGACAAGCAGCTGAAACAGCTGCAGCAGGAGGTTCAGGCTGCCAAAGCTGCACAGGACAAGGCCGCTTCACGGAACCAGGAAGCCAAGCATTATTTGAATAAAACGAATCTTAATCTTCAGTACGTGCTGGATCAGATTGATCAGGTCAAAGGCCAAATGACGGACATTTCCGGCAAAATCGCCAGTACGGAGAAATCGCTGAACATTACGGCCGCCGCACTCGATGAGGCGGAAGCGCGTGTGGCTTCCCGTGAGAAGCTGCTGGAGTCCCGGGTCCGCCTGATGTATACTGACGGTGCGGTTTCCTATTTGGATGTACTGCTCTCATCCACCAGTTTTTCCGATTTCCTGGACCGGGCGGATTCCCTCAAAATGATTGTCGACCAGGATCAGGACCTGCTCGTGCAGCACAAGCTGGACAAGCAGACGGTTATTGCCAAGAAGCAGGAGCTTGAAGGGCAATACGCCCAGGCCAAGCAGCTGTATACGGATCTGGAGTCCCAGCGGAGCACGCTAAAAGAGAAGGAGGCGGAGAAGCAGGAGCTGATCGCCTACTACGATAAGGAAATCCAGGAGACGGACGGCCTCACGGAAGAGCAGGATGCCAAGCTGGTGCAGCTGGCCAGCCAACGTTCTGCGCTGGAGAATAAGAAGGACCAGATCAAAGCTGAAGAAGCCGCACGCAAAGCAGCGGCAGCCAAAGCTGAAGCGGCGCGCAGAGCGGCAGCCGCTGCTGCAGCGGCCAAAGCCCGGGCTGCCAAAGCCCAGGCTGCCAGCAGCAGTTCAGACTCCAGCTCCGGCTCGGACAGCAGCGGGGACTACTCTGATTATGCAGGCGGAAATGGGCCATTCCTGCTTCCTGTGGGATCGGCACGGATTTCTTCCCCATACGGGCTGCGTACCCATCCGGTGACCGGTGAAGTAGGCAAGATGCATACGGGTACGGACTTTGCCGTTCCGCAAGGGACAAGCATTCATGCTGCCGATTCCGGTACGGTCATTGTCGCTGAGTGGTGGAGCGGCTATGGATATACGGTAGTGATTGACCATGGCGGCGGGGTATGGACGCTCTACGGCCATATCCGCGAGGGCGGCATCAAGGTTAGTGTGGGCGATCGGGTATCCCGCGGTCAGACCATTGCTGAATCGGGTGCAACCGGCCGCGTCACCGGCCCGCATCTGCACTTTGAAGTGCGGATCGACGGCAAACCGGTTGATCCGATGCCTTACCTGTGA
- a CDS encoding ABC transporter ATP-binding protein: MAFAVLSDVVKRYDQKLTVDHVNFSIQEGEIFGLLGPNGAGKSTTISMICGLLKADGGDIVIDGLSVLSKPLEVKKRIGLVPQELALYENMTATENVSFFGKLYGLRGKLLKERVEEALAFTGLSDRAKDKPSTFSGGMKRRLNIACAIMHRPKLIIMDEPTVGIDPQSRNHILESVKALNKLGSTVIYTSHYMEEVAAICDRVAIMDKGHIIACGTERELRERVAHEERIVVKAAHITPALIQELGKHPRINRAELNGDTVELYLPSSQSELQDILFIFAKHEGVIASLNIEEPDLETLFLSLTGRTLRD; the protein is encoded by the coding sequence ATGGCATTTGCAGTCCTAAGCGATGTGGTGAAACGGTATGATCAAAAACTAACGGTAGATCACGTGAATTTCAGCATTCAGGAAGGAGAGATCTTCGGCCTGCTCGGCCCGAACGGTGCGGGGAAAAGCACTACCATCAGCATGATCTGCGGTTTGCTGAAGGCTGACGGCGGCGATATCGTGATTGACGGACTGTCGGTCCTGAGCAAACCGCTAGAGGTCAAAAAACGCATCGGCCTCGTTCCCCAGGAGCTGGCCTTATATGAAAATATGACCGCAACAGAAAATGTGAGCTTTTTCGGCAAGCTGTACGGCCTGCGCGGCAAGCTGCTAAAGGAACGGGTTGAGGAGGCGCTGGCCTTCACCGGACTTAGTGACCGGGCAAAGGACAAACCGTCCACCTTCTCCGGCGGGATGAAAAGAAGGCTGAACATCGCCTGTGCGATCATGCACCGTCCGAAGCTGATTATTATGGATGAGCCGACCGTGGGCATTGATCCCCAATCGCGCAATCACATTCTGGAATCGGTAAAGGCACTGAACAAGCTAGGCTCAACAGTCATCTATACGAGCCACTATATGGAGGAGGTAGCGGCTATATGCGACCGGGTAGCGATTATGGACAAAGGCCACATCATTGCCTGCGGAACCGAACGTGAGCTGCGGGAGCGGGTAGCCCATGAAGAAAGGATTGTTGTGAAGGCTGCTCATATTACGCCGGCCTTGATCCAGGAGCTGGGCAAGCATCCGCGGATAAACCGCGCCGAACTGAACGGAGATACAGTAGAGCTGTATTTACCTTCCTCGCAAAGTGAGCTGCAGGACATTTTATTTATTTTCGCCAAGCATGAAGGGGTTATTGCTTCCCTGAATATTGAAGAGCCGGACCTGGAAACCCTGTTTCTCAGCCTGACCGGGCGGACTTTGCGGGACTAG
- a CDS encoding ABC transporter permease — protein MNIWTIMTYELRRLFRSRSMLLNMFLLPLVLIFLLGASLSGVVGVKSATKIEPVRVAVVNPAGDGQSAMIAAFLKLPDIQKVIVPQDAENRQAAESGLRTGKYGYAVIVPDGFDSEVQQGGKAQLEFILGKNHTDNMTAGTAFDNFLSTVNYKQAATAALGPQALAVATPSSEDREAVKLGDLNNGGRTYTASQFYAASMLLMFLLLSGMTVTNSLFSEKDNHTLHRINSMPVKASELFIGKMLGVGIVSIIQCLAIILLSDWLFGVYWGNRPGLLLLFCLLMIIASMTMSIVVSMFSKTAAGARSIISLITVGMTFISGGMAPLPDSWVNTLGAFTINHWVLQAIIRMMLHSGLPQLTPNLLMISVICLVMLCGAILSYWKVGYHE, from the coding sequence ATGAACATTTGGACGATTATGACATACGAGCTGCGCAGATTGTTCCGCTCACGCTCGATGCTGCTGAATATGTTTTTGCTGCCGCTGGTGCTGATCTTTCTTCTGGGCGCCTCGCTGTCCGGGGTGGTCGGTGTCAAAAGCGCAACCAAGATAGAACCTGTACGGGTGGCGGTAGTTAATCCAGCAGGTGACGGGCAGTCAGCGATGATTGCCGCTTTTCTGAAGCTGCCTGACATCCAGAAGGTTATTGTTCCACAGGACGCAGAGAACCGCCAGGCGGCTGAAAGTGGGCTGCGTACCGGCAAATACGGCTATGCGGTTATTGTTCCCGACGGCTTCGACAGCGAGGTGCAGCAGGGCGGTAAGGCACAGCTCGAATTTATTCTCGGCAAGAACCACACGGATAATATGACGGCGGGAACCGCTTTTGACAATTTTCTAAGCACGGTAAATTATAAACAGGCAGCGACAGCGGCTCTTGGACCACAGGCGTTGGCGGTTGCCACCCCCTCTTCAGAGGACCGTGAAGCCGTCAAGCTGGGCGATCTTAACAACGGGGGCAGAACCTATACGGCTTCCCAATTCTATGCGGCATCCATGCTGCTGATGTTTCTGCTCCTTAGCGGAATGACAGTCACGAACTCTCTTTTCAGCGAAAAGGATAACCATACCCTCCACCGGATCAATTCCATGCCGGTCAAAGCCTCAGAGCTGTTCATCGGCAAAATGCTCGGTGTAGGCATCGTATCCATTATTCAGTGCCTGGCGATTATTTTGCTCAGCGATTGGCTGTTCGGTGTTTACTGGGGCAACCGGCCGGGGCTGCTGCTGCTGTTCTGTCTGCTGATGATTATCGCCTCCATGACGATGTCCATTGTGGTCTCCATGTTCAGCAAAACGGCGGCGGGCGCAAGAAGCATCATTAGTTTAATTACGGTAGGCATGACCTTTATCAGCGGGGGAATGGCTCCTCTTCCGGATTCCTGGGTAAATACCTTGGGTGCTTTCACCATTAACCACTGGGTACTGCAGGCGATCATTCGTATGATGCTGCATTCGGGGCTGCCGCAGCTTACGCCGAATCTGCTCATGATATCGGTTATCTGTCTGGTGATGCTCTGCGGAGCGATTCTCTCATATTGGAAGGTGGGCTACCATGAATAA
- a CDS encoding PDZ domain-containing protein, translating to MNGMPELLTSWGTAVVHLLIQPYYYIAILFIALYYRRQVALERKFIHVKLHSWGRETWRTVWSGLVAGLVVSLAAVALGISLTGTAVAIIWAVSLVLMLFRVRYLCFAYSIGLLGILQFILSFFPDTLQSGLAGTIATALREMDIPALLVLAALLHLAEALLARWQGARLAAPLFLKGKRGKVVGGYQLEAFWPLPLFLLIPSGAGIGDLPWHPLLGGGLGLVSLPVIIGFSEMTQGLLPGRKSARTAGRLLLYSTVLLALSGLAAWWSPLTVLAALAAVLLHEALGWYSALEERSLSPIFVHPPAGRKVLAVLPDSPAQELGILPGEILLKVNGVLLTDAAQLHEALRMNPAFCKLEVQNRAGESKYLQRAIYDGDHHQLGIILVPEPDGWVTAEAKSSSIFSIIAMKTGASRRSLPSGGLGRAKGTAAEPKKESAGV from the coding sequence TTGAATGGAATGCCGGAACTGCTTACTAGCTGGGGCACAGCAGTCGTACATCTGCTGATTCAGCCCTATTACTATATTGCTATTTTGTTTATTGCTCTCTACTACCGCAGGCAGGTGGCGCTGGAACGGAAATTCATTCATGTGAAGCTGCACAGCTGGGGCCGCGAGACCTGGCGTACGGTATGGAGCGGCCTGGTCGCAGGACTAGTCGTTTCTCTGGCAGCTGTAGCTCTGGGGATATCCCTGACCGGTACGGCGGTGGCTATCATTTGGGCTGTCAGCCTGGTGCTCATGCTGTTTCGTGTGCGCTATTTGTGTTTTGCTTACTCCATTGGATTGCTTGGCATCCTGCAATTTATTCTTTCGTTCTTCCCGGACACGCTGCAGAGCGGGCTGGCCGGAACCATCGCCACCGCGCTGCGGGAGATGGATATTCCCGCCCTGCTGGTGCTGGCCGCCCTGCTGCATCTGGCCGAGGCGCTGCTGGCGCGCTGGCAGGGCGCAAGGCTGGCTGCGCCGCTCTTTCTCAAAGGCAAGCGCGGCAAGGTGGTCGGCGGCTATCAGCTGGAGGCGTTCTGGCCGCTGCCGCTGTTCCTGCTGATTCCTTCGGGCGCAGGAATCGGCGATCTGCCCTGGCACCCGCTGCTGGGCGGCGGGCTGGGCCTGGTGTCCCTGCCGGTCATCATCGGCTTCAGCGAGATGACCCAAGGCCTGCTGCCCGGGCGGAAGAGCGCCCGCACAGCAGGACGGCTGCTGCTGTACAGCACCGTCCTGCTGGCTCTAAGCGGGCTTGCCGCCTGGTGGAGCCCGCTGACCGTGCTCGCGGCGCTCGCCGCGGTGCTGCTGCACGAAGCACTGGGCTGGTACAGCGCTCTGGAGGAGCGCAGTCTAAGCCCCATCTTCGTGCATCCTCCAGCCGGCCGCAAGGTGCTGGCCGTGCTGCCGGACAGCCCCGCGCAGGAGCTGGGCATCCTGCCGGGCGAGATCCTGCTGAAGGTCAACGGGGTCCTGTTGACCGATGCCGCGCAGCTGCATGAGGCGCTGCGCATGAATCCCGCGTTCTGCAAGCTGGAGGTGCAGAACCGCGCAGGCGAGAGCAAATACCTCCAGCGCGCGATCTATGACGGCGACCACCATCAGCTCGGCATCATTCTGGTGCCGGAGCCGGACGGATGGGTCACCGCAGAGGCCAAGTCTTCCAGTATCTTCAGCATTATCGCGATGAAGACCGGGGCGAGCCGCCGTAGTCTTCCATCCGGCGGACTGGGACGGGCCAAGGGTACGGCTGCGGAACCCAAGAAGGAATCAGCGGGAGTTTAG
- a CDS encoding response regulator transcription factor, with protein MIKVVIVDDDSFIRESLKVLVALDPEIEVAGSAGDGREALALLEQLPHADVVLMDIRMPNCDGVEGTKFIKEAYPGISVLMLTTFDDDEYIIEALRNGASGYLLKNIPPDRIIQGIKTVHEGNLLIHPDIARKLAGFLQPAAPPKEAMPKTLEGYGLTKAELAVVSLIAEGHTNKEIAAELFLSEGTVKNYITDILSKLGLRDRTQIAIFYWKNQREHGN; from the coding sequence ATGATTAAAGTAGTTATCGTTGACGACGATTCATTTATCCGCGAAAGCCTTAAGGTACTGGTAGCACTCGACCCGGAGATTGAGGTAGCGGGCTCCGCTGGCGATGGCCGTGAAGCTCTGGCCCTGCTGGAGCAGCTGCCTCATGCCGATGTGGTGCTGATGGATATCCGGATGCCGAACTGCGACGGTGTCGAAGGTACCAAATTCATCAAGGAAGCTTACCCCGGTATCTCCGTGCTGATGCTGACGACCTTCGACGATGACGAATACATTATCGAAGCGCTGCGGAATGGGGCGAGCGGGTATCTGCTGAAGAATATTCCGCCGGACCGGATTATCCAGGGGATCAAAACGGTTCATGAAGGCAATCTGCTCATCCATCCCGACATCGCCCGCAAGCTGGCCGGTTTTCTGCAGCCGGCCGCGCCCCCGAAAGAGGCGATGCCCAAAACATTGGAGGGATACGGGCTGACCAAAGCCGAGCTGGCTGTGGTATCCTTAATCGCGGAAGGCCATACCAACAAGGAAATCGCTGCCGAACTCTTTTTAAGTGAAGGTACGGTCAAAAATTACATCACCGATATCCTCAGCAAGCTCGGCCTGCGGGACCGTACACAAATCGCCATCTTCTATTGGAAAAATCAGCGGGAACACGGGAATTGA
- the ftsX gene encoding permease-like cell division protein FtsX, whose product MSFKTFLRHVREGFKNVFRNGWMSVASITSIVVSLFVLGVFILLVLNVNAIADKADSQVQINVHLALNTDQKMRETLENEIGSMPEVSKVEFVSKEQGLKEFREDMGPDAAELLEGFDEDNNPLPDKLLVEVIQPTTVPFVAEKIEALNKTHEEKPIYKVNYGKGSVETLFKVTKAVRNIGFIFVAGLALMSMFLISNTIRVTILARRKEIGIMKLVGATNYFIRWPFFIEGALIGLIGSLVTSGALYAGYSSLVSSVQGDPMLGLQLIPFQDIWVLLCGLLVGLGVLIGIWGSTVSIRKFLKV is encoded by the coding sequence ATGAGTTTTAAAACCTTCTTGCGGCATGTGCGGGAAGGCTTCAAAAACGTATTCCGCAACGGCTGGATGTCGGTGGCTTCCATCACTTCCATTGTCGTCTCCCTATTCGTGCTTGGTGTCTTTATATTGCTTGTGCTTAATGTCAACGCTATCGCCGACAAGGCGGACAGCCAGGTGCAGATCAACGTGCATCTGGCACTGAATACCGACCAGAAGATGCGTGAAACGCTGGAGAATGAGATCGGCAGCATGCCGGAGGTCAGCAAGGTGGAGTTCGTCTCCAAGGAGCAGGGGCTGAAGGAATTCCGCGAGGATATGGGGCCGGATGCCGCCGAGCTGCTCGAAGGCTTTGATGAAGATAATAACCCGCTGCCGGATAAGCTGCTCGTGGAAGTCATTCAGCCTACGACGGTTCCGTTTGTGGCGGAGAAGATAGAAGCGCTTAACAAGACCCATGAAGAGAAGCCGATTTACAAAGTGAACTATGGCAAAGGCTCGGTGGAAACGCTCTTCAAGGTGACGAAGGCAGTACGCAACATCGGATTTATTTTTGTAGCGGGACTGGCGCTCATGTCGATGTTTCTGATCTCCAATACGATCCGGGTGACGATCCTTGCCCGCCGCAAGGAAATTGGCATTATGAAGCTGGTGGGTGCGACGAATTATTTTATCCGCTGGCCCTTCTTTATTGAAGGAGCGCTGATCGGGCTGATCGGCTCACTGGTTACCTCGGGGGCGCTTTATGCAGGCTACAGCAGTCTCGTGTCCTCTGTCCAGGGAGACCCGATGCTGGGGCTGCAGCTGATTCCGTTCCAGGATATCTGGGTTCTGCTCTGCGGGCTGCTTGTCGGCCTGGGAGTGCTGATCGGTATATGGGGAAGTACCGTATCGATCCGCAAGTTCCTCAAAGTATAG
- the ftsE gene encoding cell division ATP-binding protein FtsE produces the protein MIEMQDVWKTYPNGTHALQGVSVKIDRNEFVYVVGPSGAGKSTFMKLIYREEMPTKGQISVGGFNIGKLKPRKIPYVRRNIGVIFQDFRLLPKLTAYENVAFAMEVIEAPKKVIKKRVPEVLELVGLRSKANREPSQLSGGEQQRIAIARAIVNNPSVIIADEPTGNLDPETSWGIMQLLDEINFRGTTIVMATHNRDIVNKMRKRVLAIENGNIVRDQVRGEYGYEF, from the coding sequence GTGATTGAAATGCAGGATGTGTGGAAGACCTATCCGAATGGAACCCATGCGCTCCAGGGCGTATCCGTCAAGATTGACCGCAATGAATTCGTCTATGTCGTCGGACCGTCCGGCGCCGGTAAATCAACGTTCATGAAATTAATTTATAGAGAAGAAATGCCAACCAAAGGACAAATTTCGGTAGGCGGGTTCAATATAGGCAAGCTGAAGCCGCGCAAGATTCCCTATGTCCGCCGCAATATCGGGGTGATCTTCCAGGATTTCCGCCTGCTGCCGAAGCTCACGGCCTATGAGAATGTCGCGTTTGCGATGGAGGTCATTGAGGCTCCGAAGAAAGTGATCAAGAAACGTGTTCCTGAAGTGCTCGAATTAGTGGGCCTGCGCAGCAAGGCAAACCGTGAGCCCTCTCAGCTGTCCGGCGGGGAGCAGCAGCGGATTGCAATCGCCCGGGCAATTGTCAATAACCCTTCTGTCATCATTGCGGACGAGCCTACCGGCAACCTGGACCCTGAAACCTCGTGGGGAATCATGCAGCTGCTGGACGAAATTAATTTTCGCGGGACAACCATTGTAATGGCGACTCACAACAGGGATATCGTCAACAAAATGCGCAAGCGGGTCCTGGCTATCGAGAACGGAAATATCGTCAGAGACCAAGTGAGAGGGGAATATGGTTATGAGTTTTAA
- a CDS encoding S41 family peptidase, translating into MLKKSTAAFMIVAALLCGSLLTLGVTGYADIFGRAAGESAAAAVVPPGGLQEKESQKLGTALSLIEGYYYEKVDRTKLIDGAVNGMMEALGDPYSNYMGKETAEKFEESIEGSFSGIGAEVSSENGKVVIVSPIKGSPAEKAGLKAKDVILSVNGETLEGMELNDAVAKIRGPKGSKATLKIQRTGAAEPLEYVLTRDDVKLETVYAKLEKDGVGVIEVTQFSMNTAERFKEELGKLEKQGMKGLVIDVRNDPGGVLPVVIDMAEQFVPAGKTIVQVEEKGKKPEVSPSKGSSKKYPVVVLMNKGSASASEILAGALQQSAGAKLIGENSFGKGTVQTSFDKQLGDGSLLKITIAKWLTPNGTWIHGKGIKPDIAVAQPDYFSVAPINKSVSLQYNMNNADVKSAQTMLDGLGYKPGRKDGYFDTATKDAVKKFQSASKLKATGIVDAKTAEALELALIKAIQNPVNDNQLNRGIAEVQKEIQASLSKK; encoded by the coding sequence ATGTTGAAGAAAAGCACAGCGGCTTTTATGATTGTCGCTGCCTTGCTGTGCGGAAGCCTGCTGACCTTGGGCGTCACCGGCTATGCGGATATATTCGGGCGGGCAGCGGGTGAAAGTGCGGCGGCAGCGGTTGTGCCGCCTGGTGGCTTGCAGGAGAAGGAGTCACAGAAGCTCGGAACCGCGCTGAGCCTGATAGAGGGCTATTACTACGAAAAGGTCGACCGGACGAAGCTGATCGACGGTGCCGTCAACGGAATGATGGAAGCGCTGGGAGATCCTTATTCAAATTATATGGGCAAGGAAACCGCTGAGAAATTTGAGGAGAGTATTGAAGGCTCTTTCTCGGGAATCGGGGCTGAGGTCTCCTCAGAGAACGGCAAGGTAGTTATCGTCTCCCCAATCAAAGGCTCGCCGGCCGAAAAGGCAGGGCTCAAGGCTAAAGACGTGATTCTGTCGGTAAACGGGGAAACGCTCGAAGGCATGGAGCTGAATGATGCCGTTGCCAAGATCCGCGGACCGAAGGGAAGCAAGGCTACACTCAAGATTCAGCGCACCGGAGCGGCGGAACCGCTTGAATACGTGCTCACCCGTGATGATGTGAAGCTGGAAACCGTCTATGCCAAGCTCGAAAAGGATGGCGTAGGTGTTATCGAGGTTACCCAGTTCTCCATGAATACCGCTGAGCGTTTCAAGGAAGAGCTCGGCAAGCTGGAAAAGCAGGGCATGAAGGGACTCGTCATTGATGTCCGCAACGATCCGGGCGGCGTACTGCCGGTGGTGATTGATATGGCTGAACAGTTCGTACCGGCAGGCAAGACCATTGTGCAGGTGGAGGAAAAGGGCAAGAAGCCTGAAGTCAGCCCTTCTAAAGGTTCAAGCAAAAAATATCCGGTCGTTGTACTGATGAATAAAGGCAGCGCAAGCGCCTCGGAAATCCTGGCCGGTGCCCTGCAGCAATCTGCTGGAGCCAAGCTGATCGGAGAAAATTCCTTTGGCAAAGGCACGGTCCAGACGAGCTTTGACAAGCAGCTCGGCGACGGCAGCCTGCTGAAGATTACGATTGCCAAATGGCTGACGCCCAACGGCACATGGATTCACGGCAAGGGCATCAAGCCGGATATCGCGGTGGCCCAGCCGGATTATTTCTCGGTGGCGCCGATTAACAAAAGCGTATCCCTGCAATACAACATGAACAACGCGGATGTCAAAAGCGCACAGACCATGCTGGACGGTCTGGGCTACAAACCGGGCCGCAAGGACGGGTATTTCGATACCGCGACGAAAGATGCGGTGAAGAAATTCCAGAGTGCATCCAAGCTGAAGGCGACAGGCATCGTTGATGCCAAGACCGCCGAAGCGCTGGAGCTGGCACTAATCAAAGCCATTCAGAACCCGGTTAACGACAATCAGCTCAATAGGGGAATTGCCGAGGTGCAGAAGGAAATTCAGGCGTCGTTGTCGAAAAAGTAA
- a CDS encoding sensor histidine kinase, whose protein sequence is MNREMNVLRYALMIIPALMAIYLYDYADYDLFTFHFLLLLLVAALGGRLSGPFRALACAIELLYTAWLCWHYGDLMIFPAVSAMLNYSRLENRLMVLVFFVIHAVALNVALSGSEPQVRVVMNLTFLLSAALNKLLMRSGRGRVDTLFLYDELRKKHFELEEARSSLLQFTAQIEAAAQAEERVRIARQLHDDIGHRLIRVKMMTEAAIHTLPHSQETGMEMMNQIRDQLAASMDDMRAAVRRINYGSQLEGAYALDRLLEELGRDTGIETSYQVHGMPYPLYPSVRVTLYKNAQEALTNAIRHGRATAIWINVSFSEQEVAMEVGNNGQRPEENPLLRLRGKGGMGLQGMAERVHLIGGTLELQLEPEFAVITRVALHSQPDKLPL, encoded by the coding sequence TTGAACAGAGAAATGAACGTCCTGCGCTATGCGCTTATGATCATCCCCGCCCTGATGGCTATCTATCTCTATGACTATGCGGACTATGATCTGTTTACTTTCCATTTCCTTTTGCTGCTGCTGGTTGCCGCTCTTGGCGGGCGGCTGTCGGGTCCTTTTCGTGCGCTGGCCTGCGCCATTGAGCTGCTTTATACGGCCTGGCTGTGCTGGCATTATGGAGATCTGATGATTTTTCCGGCCGTTTCGGCAATGTTGAATTACTCCCGACTGGAGAACAGGCTTATGGTGCTTGTCTTCTTCGTCATTCATGCAGTGGCGCTAAATGTGGCGTTAAGCGGCTCAGAGCCCCAGGTCCGGGTGGTTATGAATCTTACCTTTTTGCTCTCCGCTGCTCTGAACAAGCTGCTTATGCGCTCGGGGCGCGGGAGAGTTGACACACTGTTCCTCTATGACGAGCTGCGCAAAAAGCATTTTGAGCTGGAAGAAGCCCGCAGCAGCCTGCTCCAATTCACCGCCCAGATCGAAGCGGCCGCTCAAGCTGAGGAAAGGGTACGGATTGCCCGTCAGCTGCATGACGATATCGGCCACCGCCTGATCCGGGTTAAAATGATGACTGAGGCCGCCATCCACACGCTGCCGCATTCCCAAGAGACAGGGATGGAAATGATGAATCAGATCCGGGACCAGTTGGCGGCCAGTATGGACGATATGCGTGCAGCGGTACGGCGGATCAATTATGGCTCACAGCTCGAAGGGGCTTATGCGCTGGACCGGCTGCTGGAGGAGCTTGGCCGGGATACCGGCATTGAAACCTCCTACCAGGTGCACGGGATGCCGTACCCCCTATATCCCAGTGTTCGCGTCACTCTCTACAAAAACGCCCAGGAAGCTCTTACCAATGCTATCCGCCATGGCCGGGCCACCGCTATATGGATCAATGTCTCGTTCAGCGAGCAAGAGGTGGCCATGGAGGTAGGCAATAACGGCCAGCGCCCGGAAGAAAACCCTCTGCTGAGACTCAGGGGTAAAGGAGGGATGGGCCTGCAGGGAATGGCTGAGCGGGTCCATTTGATCGGTGGAACGCTGGAGCTCCAGCTAGAGCCGGAGTTTGCTGTCATTACCAGGGTTGCCCTGCACAGTCAGCCTGACAAACTTCCCCTGTGA